The Cronobacter sakazakii genome has a window encoding:
- a CDS encoding serine/threonine protein kinase: MTDYENNRTVPNALPIGYRFNEFEIKEVIGGGGFGIVYRAWDHQLERTIAIKEFMPSSLAVRNDDMRLVLRSDRFSKAFTAGLNSFIQEARLLARFNHPNLLHVLRFWVQNDTAYMGTVFYSGTTLSRLSKQHPEMINEAWIRRTLPMLFGAIKTIHDEGYLHRDISLDNIQIQDNGLPVLLDFGSARRSIGNVSDETETMLRPGFAPIEQYTDDNESEQGPWTDIYALGAVLHTLIMGSPPPVSVVRSIADSYRPLAELRPEGYSLPLLQAIDRALALKMEDRPQSIDEFAALIEMPVAGLDDVMSVKKPGTMLVPVEEEETTPAAETGWRRYKMPGLIAAGVLVGLVAGGLLFGGSGDNPAPETASNDSAPREQAPAQPPVQNTTTAPATTTTQDAAPAQNAPVQGALVAQIYVRMGEGEQLALNGKTQTVTPAENGFASLQLPTGDYELTIKGRGQTRSQTINVSRPGTWLVNP; the protein is encoded by the coding sequence ATGACGGATTACGAAAACAACCGGACTGTACCCAACGCCCTGCCGATTGGTTACCGTTTCAATGAGTTTGAAATTAAGGAAGTGATTGGTGGTGGCGGTTTCGGCATTGTCTATCGCGCCTGGGATCATCAGCTTGAGCGTACCATTGCGATTAAAGAGTTTATGCCGTCCTCGCTGGCGGTGCGTAATGACGACATGCGCCTGGTGCTGCGCAGCGACCGCTTCAGCAAAGCGTTTACCGCGGGCCTGAACAGCTTTATCCAGGAGGCGCGTCTGCTGGCGCGCTTCAACCACCCGAACCTGCTGCACGTGCTGCGCTTCTGGGTGCAAAACGACACCGCCTACATGGGCACCGTGTTCTACAGCGGCACCACGCTGTCGCGCCTGAGCAAACAGCACCCGGAGATGATCAACGAGGCGTGGATCCGCCGCACGCTGCCGATGCTGTTCGGGGCCATCAAAACGATTCATGACGAAGGCTACCTGCACCGCGATATCTCGCTGGATAACATTCAGATCCAGGATAACGGCCTGCCGGTGCTGCTGGATTTCGGCTCCGCGCGCCGCAGTATCGGCAACGTCTCCGATGAGACGGAAACCATGCTGCGTCCGGGCTTTGCGCCGATTGAACAATACACCGACGACAACGAAAGCGAGCAGGGCCCGTGGACCGATATCTACGCGCTCGGCGCGGTGCTGCATACGCTGATTATGGGCTCGCCGCCGCCGGTGAGCGTGGTGCGCAGCATCGCTGACAGCTACCGTCCGCTCGCCGAGCTGCGCCCGGAAGGCTATTCGCTGCCGCTGTTACAGGCCATCGACCGTGCGCTGGCGCTGAAAATGGAAGACCGTCCGCAGTCGATTGATGAATTCGCCGCGCTGATTGAAATGCCGGTCGCCGGGCTGGATGACGTCATGAGCGTCAAAAAGCCGGGCACCATGCTGGTGCCGGTGGAAGAAGAAGAGACCACGCCTGCCGCCGAGACCGGCTGGCGCCGCTACAAAATGCCGGGGCTGATTGCCGCAGGCGTGCTGGTGGGCCTGGTTGCCGGTGGGCTGCTGTTTGGCGGCAGCGGGGATAACCCTGCGCCGGAAACCGCCAGCAACGACAGCGCGCCGCGTGAACAAGCGCCTGCGCAGCCGCCGGTGCAGAACACCACGACCGCGCCGGCGACCACGACCACGCAGGACGCCGCGCCTGCGCAAAACGCGCCGGTACAGGGCGCGCTGGTGGCGCAGATCTACGTGCGCATGGGCGAGGGCGAGCAGCTGGCGCTTAACGGCAAAACGCAGACCGTGACGCCGGCTGAGAACGGCTTCGCCTCGCTGCAACTGCCGACCGGCGATTATGAGCTGACCATCAAAGGTCGCGGCCAGACCCGCAGTCAGACCATCAATGTCTCCCGTCCGGGTACCTGGCTTGTAAACCCGTAA
- the tssH gene encoding type VI secretion system ATPase TssH, with the protein MSEISRAVLFGKLDTLLFTSLESATSFCKLRGNPYVELAHWLHQLMQQQDGDLQHLIRHFSLDEEALSRDIVAALDRLPRGASSVSDLSEHIDSAVERAWVYGSLKFGVTRIRGGHLLIGILKTFNLANVLKGISSQFNRISADLLVEQFDAIFAGSKEAQQAVAAAPDAAGNAPVQQGTLAQYGQDLTARAREGKIDPVVGRDEEIRQMVDILMRRRQNNPLLTGEAGVGKTAVVEGLAHRIAAGDVPEPLQNVQLWLLDIGMLQAGAGMKGEFEARLQGLINEVQSSATPIVLFIDEIHTLIGAGGQQGTGDAANLLKPALARGQLRTIGATTWAEYKKYIEKDPALTRRFQTVQVHEPDEEKAVLMLRSTVSPLEKHHRVLLLDEAVSAAVKLSHRYIPARQLPDKAVALLDTACARVAVSQSAPPPQLEDCLHRIAALEVEAEIAEREARVAVGDGERVARLNAEREALEAERDALTARWEEERALVDAIIALRAELHMADEEAQPALRETLAERQKALAAVQGDAPLLFAAVDANVVAAVVSDWTGIPLGRMVKNEIDAVLKLADTLNQRVIGQRHGLELIAKRVRTSRARLDDPNKPVGVFMLCGPSGVGKTETALALAESLYGGEQNVITINMSEFQEAHTVSTLKGAPPGYVGYGEGGVLTEAVRRRPYSVVLLDEIEKAHPDVHEIFFQVFDKGWMEDGEGRHIDFRNTIIILTSNVGTDLISAMCADPDLMPEPDALSAALRQPLLQVFPPALLGRLLVVPYYPLSDAMLAEIVKLQLKRIQRRLEENHGIISEFDDSVITQIVARCTEVESGGRMVDAILTNTLLPQMSQILLTASAQDEKYRRLRVTFEQGEFQCQFAA; encoded by the coding sequence ATGTCAGAAATCAGCCGTGCCGTACTGTTCGGCAAACTGGATACGCTGTTGTTTACCTCGCTGGAAAGCGCCACCTCCTTCTGCAAGCTGCGCGGCAACCCGTATGTGGAGCTGGCGCACTGGCTGCATCAGCTGATGCAGCAGCAGGACGGGGATTTACAACATCTGATCCGCCATTTTTCACTGGATGAAGAGGCGCTGAGCCGGGATATCGTGGCGGCGCTGGATCGCCTGCCGCGCGGCGCAAGTTCCGTTTCCGATCTCTCGGAGCATATCGACAGCGCGGTGGAGCGCGCGTGGGTGTACGGCTCGCTGAAATTCGGCGTGACGCGCATTCGCGGCGGGCATCTGCTGATCGGCATTCTGAAAACCTTTAACCTGGCGAACGTGCTGAAAGGCATCTCCAGCCAGTTCAACCGCATCAGCGCCGACCTGCTGGTCGAACAGTTCGATGCCATCTTCGCGGGCAGCAAAGAGGCCCAGCAGGCGGTCGCCGCCGCGCCGGACGCCGCCGGCAACGCGCCGGTGCAGCAGGGCACGCTCGCGCAGTACGGCCAGGATCTCACCGCGCGTGCGCGTGAAGGCAAAATCGACCCGGTGGTCGGGCGTGATGAAGAGATCCGCCAGATGGTGGATATTCTGATGCGTCGCCGTCAGAACAACCCGCTGCTGACCGGTGAAGCGGGCGTGGGGAAAACCGCGGTCGTGGAAGGCCTGGCGCACCGTATCGCCGCAGGCGATGTCCCGGAGCCGCTGCAAAACGTGCAGCTGTGGCTGCTCGATATCGGCATGTTGCAGGCGGGCGCGGGCATGAAAGGCGAATTTGAAGCGCGTCTGCAGGGGCTTATCAATGAAGTGCAGTCCAGCGCCACGCCGATTGTGCTGTTTATCGATGAGATCCACACGCTTATCGGCGCGGGCGGCCAGCAGGGCACCGGCGATGCCGCTAACCTGCTGAAACCGGCGCTGGCGCGCGGCCAGCTGCGCACCATCGGCGCGACCACTTGGGCGGAATATAAAAAATACATCGAGAAAGATCCGGCCCTGACGCGCCGCTTCCAGACCGTGCAGGTGCATGAGCCGGATGAAGAAAAAGCCGTGCTGATGCTGCGCAGCACCGTCTCGCCGCTGGAGAAACATCACCGCGTGCTGCTGCTGGATGAAGCGGTCAGCGCGGCGGTGAAACTGTCGCACCGCTACATTCCGGCGCGCCAGCTGCCGGATAAAGCCGTCGCGCTGCTGGATACCGCCTGCGCGCGCGTCGCCGTCAGCCAGAGCGCGCCGCCGCCGCAGTTAGAAGATTGCCTGCACCGCATCGCGGCGCTGGAAGTGGAAGCGGAAATCGCCGAGCGCGAAGCGCGCGTGGCGGTGGGCGACGGCGAGCGCGTGGCGCGTCTGAACGCTGAGCGTGAAGCGCTGGAAGCCGAACGCGACGCCCTGACCGCCCGCTGGGAAGAAGAGCGCGCGCTGGTGGATGCGATTATCGCCCTGCGCGCCGAGCTGCATATGGCCGACGAAGAAGCCCAGCCTGCGCTGCGCGAGACGCTGGCGGAGCGCCAGAAGGCGCTGGCCGCCGTACAGGGCGACGCGCCGCTGCTGTTCGCCGCCGTGGACGCGAACGTCGTCGCGGCGGTGGTCTCCGACTGGACCGGCATCCCGCTGGGCCGCATGGTGAAAAATGAGATAGACGCGGTGCTGAAGCTTGCCGACACGCTGAACCAGCGCGTTATCGGCCAGCGTCACGGGCTTGAGCTTATCGCCAAACGCGTGCGCACCTCCCGCGCGCGCCTTGACGACCCGAACAAGCCGGTGGGTGTCTTTATGCTCTGCGGCCCGTCCGGCGTCGGTAAAACCGAAACCGCGCTGGCGCTCGCCGAGTCGCTGTACGGCGGCGAGCAAAACGTTATCACCATCAACATGAGCGAGTTCCAGGAAGCGCATACGGTTTCCACGCTCAAAGGTGCGCCTCCGGGCTACGTGGGCTACGGCGAAGGCGGTGTGCTGACCGAAGCGGTGCGTCGTCGTCCTTACAGCGTCGTGCTGCTCGATGAGATTGAAAAAGCGCACCCGGACGTGCATGAGATTTTCTTCCAGGTGTTCGATAAAGGCTGGATGGAAGATGGCGAAGGGCGTCATATCGATTTCCGCAACACGATTATCATCCTGACGTCTAATGTCGGCACCGATCTTATCAGCGCCATGTGCGCCGACCCGGACCTGATGCCGGAGCCGGATGCGCTCAGTGCGGCGCTGCGTCAGCCGCTTTTGCAGGTTTTTCCGCCTGCACTGCTGGGCCGATTGCTGGTTGTGCCGTATTATCCGTTAAGCGACGCGATGCTGGCCGAAATTGTGAAATTGCAGCTTAAGCGGATCCAGCGTCGTCTTGAGGAAAATCACGGTATTATTTCCGAATTCGACGACAGCGTAATTACCCAGATTGTGGCGCGTTGCACCGAGGTGGAATCCGGCGGCCGTATGGTCGATGCGATCCTTACCAACACCCTGCTGCCGCAGATGAGCCAGATACTGCTCACCGCCAGCGCGCAGGACGAGAAATATCGCCGTCTGCGCGTGACGTTCGAGCAGGGTGAGTTTCAGTGTCAGTTTGCGGCGTAA
- the tssG gene encoding type VI secretion system baseplate subunit TssG has protein sequence MSETQPQPAPVKSASRLPENYWQQMMAAPWRYDLFQMLRRLDAQGGERYRLGRAPLPRFEPLRIGQQPSMAFAPSTLAAVKPRDNTPLYDVSILSFGLFGPNGPLPMHLTEYARERLYHHQDDSLSAFADLFHHRLTLLFYRAWADAQPTASLDRTDGPRIEKYLASLIGMGQPGQMEKGSLSHHARYSLVGHLTRNGRDAEGLEKILRHYFHVPVTIVQNIPQWMPLTEREQARLGAGRRMPRLGEAAFLGVAVRDVQHKFRIELGPLDEETYQRFLPGEPWVEELRDWVRQYMGIEYEWEVRVILRADAVKGVTPGGTGRLGYSAWLGKQPTPQPRGDLVFRAES, from the coding sequence ATGAGTGAGACGCAGCCACAACCTGCGCCGGTAAAAAGCGCCTCCCGGCTGCCGGAGAATTACTGGCAACAGATGATGGCCGCGCCGTGGCGCTACGATCTGTTCCAGATGCTGCGCCGTCTCGACGCGCAGGGCGGCGAACGCTACCGTTTAGGCCGCGCGCCGCTGCCGCGCTTTGAGCCGCTGCGCATCGGCCAGCAGCCGTCAATGGCCTTCGCGCCGTCAACGCTCGCCGCGGTGAAACCGCGCGACAACACGCCGCTGTACGATGTGTCGATTTTAAGCTTCGGCCTGTTTGGCCCGAACGGCCCGCTGCCGATGCACCTGACCGAATATGCGCGCGAGCGTCTGTATCATCATCAGGACGACAGCCTGAGCGCGTTCGCGGATCTGTTTCATCACCGCCTGACGCTGCTGTTCTACCGCGCCTGGGCCGACGCCCAGCCGACCGCGTCGCTCGACCGCACTGACGGGCCGCGCATTGAAAAATATCTCGCCTCGCTTATCGGCATGGGCCAGCCGGGGCAGATGGAAAAGGGCAGCCTCAGCCACCACGCGCGCTATTCGCTGGTCGGCCATCTGACGCGCAACGGGCGCGACGCCGAAGGGCTTGAAAAAATTCTGCGCCACTATTTCCACGTGCCGGTGACGATTGTGCAGAACATCCCGCAGTGGATGCCGTTAACCGAGCGTGAGCAAGCGCGTCTCGGCGCGGGCCGCCGGATGCCGCGTCTCGGCGAGGCGGCGTTTCTCGGCGTGGCGGTGCGCGACGTGCAGCATAAATTTCGCATTGAGCTTGGCCCGCTGGATGAAGAGACCTACCAGCGTTTTCTGCCCGGCGAGCCGTGGGTCGAGGAGCTGCGCGACTGGGTGCGTCAGTATATGGGCATCGAGTATGAGTGGGAGGTGCGCGTTATCCTGCGCGCCGACGCGGTAAAAGGCGTCACGCCTGGCGGCACGGGCCGCCTCGGCTACAGCGCCTGGCTTGGCAAGCAGCCCACCCCGCAACCGCGCGGCGATCTGGTTTTTCGCGCGGAAAGTTAA
- the tssF gene encoding type VI secretion system baseplate subunit TssF, which yields MDSKLLEYYNRELAYLREMGAEFAERYPKVAGRLGMRGIEVADPYIERLMEGFAFLTSRVQLKMDAEFPRFSQRLLEMLAPNYLAPTPSMAIAELHPDSAKGDLSNGFVVPRGTMMDSQLLKKNGVTCSYATAHDVRLLPLHISQVELGGVPADAPLSQLGLSQRGAVSALRVRIACDGPVLLNHLDFDRLDFFLSGPDIQALQLLELLMEHRVGIFCQTVGPKPSRVVLAEDALRQEGFEADQALLPDDLRNFDGYRLLQEYFAFPARFQFLSLRGIGKLLAQSGQANAFDIIILLDKTDTPLERVVDKSHLAMHCTPVINLFPKIAERQKLTEGLSEYHLVVDNIRPLDYEIFSVSKIYASEDGQRDDQIFRPFWSTWSRDGGNYGAYFSLRREQRALSEHALRYGTRTGYVGSEAFVSLVDASHAPWRDELRYITAEVMCTSRDLPLMLAQDMGQFVLPDSMPVRALTMRKGPTPPRPALAEGFSTWRLISQLQMNYLSLMDAEDGEGAAALRQLLGLYARLAEAPVARQIDGIRHCVLEPVHRRVPEPGPIVFARGVGISMTVDEQAFSGSSPWLLGSVLERVFARLVSMNSFTEFTLKSQQRGEVGYWGPRMGKRALI from the coding sequence ATGGACAGTAAACTGCTCGAATATTACAACCGAGAGCTGGCGTATCTGCGCGAAATGGGCGCGGAGTTCGCCGAACGCTACCCGAAAGTGGCGGGCAGGCTCGGTATGCGCGGGATTGAAGTCGCTGACCCGTACATCGAGCGCCTGATGGAAGGCTTCGCCTTTCTCACCTCCCGCGTACAGCTCAAAATGGACGCCGAGTTTCCGCGCTTCTCCCAGCGCCTGCTGGAGATGCTCGCGCCGAATTATCTGGCGCCCACGCCGTCAATGGCGATAGCCGAACTGCACCCGGACAGCGCCAAAGGGGATCTGAGCAACGGGTTTGTGGTGCCGCGCGGCACGATGATGGACAGCCAGCTTCTGAAAAAGAACGGCGTCACCTGTAGCTACGCCACCGCCCATGACGTGCGCCTGCTGCCGCTGCATATCAGCCAGGTGGAGTTAGGCGGCGTGCCGGCCGATGCGCCGTTAAGCCAGCTCGGTTTAAGCCAGCGCGGCGCGGTCAGCGCCCTGCGCGTGCGGATCGCGTGCGACGGCCCGGTGCTGCTCAACCATCTCGATTTCGACCGCCTCGATTTCTTCCTGAGCGGGCCGGATATCCAGGCGCTGCAACTGCTGGAATTACTGATGGAGCACCGCGTCGGCATCTTCTGCCAGACTGTCGGCCCGAAACCCTCTCGCGTGGTGCTCGCCGAGGACGCGCTGCGTCAGGAAGGCTTTGAGGCTGACCAGGCGCTGCTGCCGGACGATCTGCGCAATTTTGACGGCTACCGCCTGTTACAGGAATATTTCGCGTTCCCGGCGCGCTTTCAGTTCTTGAGCCTGCGCGGCATCGGCAAGCTGCTGGCGCAGAGCGGGCAGGCGAACGCGTTCGATATCATCATTCTGCTGGATAAAACCGACACGCCGCTGGAGCGCGTGGTGGATAAAAGCCATCTCGCGATGCACTGCACGCCGGTCATCAATTTGTTCCCGAAAATCGCCGAGCGCCAGAAGCTCACCGAGGGCTTAAGCGAATATCACCTGGTAGTGGATAACATCCGCCCGCTCGATTACGAGATTTTCTCGGTCAGTAAAATTTACGCCAGCGAAGATGGCCAGCGCGACGACCAGATCTTCCGCCCGTTCTGGAGCACCTGGAGCCGCGACGGCGGCAACTACGGCGCGTATTTCTCGCTGCGCCGCGAACAGCGCGCGCTCTCGGAACACGCGTTGCGCTACGGCACGCGTACCGGCTATGTCGGCTCCGAGGCGTTTGTATCGCTGGTGGACGCAAGCCACGCGCCGTGGCGCGACGAACTGCGCTATATCACCGCTGAAGTGATGTGCACCAGCCGCGATCTGCCGCTGATGCTGGCGCAGGATATGGGCCAGTTTGTGCTGCCGGATTCCATGCCGGTGCGCGCGCTCACCATGCGTAAAGGGCCGACGCCGCCGCGCCCGGCGCTGGCCGAAGGCTTCAGCACCTGGCGGCTTATCAGCCAGCTGCAAATGAACTACTTAAGCCTGATGGACGCCGAAGATGGCGAGGGCGCGGCGGCGCTGCGCCAGCTACTCGGCCTCTATGCGCGCCTGGCGGAAGCGCCGGTAGCGCGCCAGATTGACGGCATTCGTCACTGCGTGCTGGAGCCGGTGCACCGCCGCGTGCCGGAGCCGGGCCCGATTGTGTTCGCCCGCGGCGTCGGAATTTCGATGACCGTTGATGAGCAGGCGTTTTCCGGCTCCAGCCCGTGGCTGCTTGGCAGCGTGCTGGAGCGCGTCTTTGCACGCCTGGTCTCTATGAACAGCTTCACCGAGTTCACGCTCAAGAGCCAGCAGCGTGGCGAAGTGGGCTACTGGGGGCCGCGAATGGGTAAAAGGGCGCTGATATGA
- the tssE gene encoding type VI secretion system baseplate subunit TssE — protein sequence MNKPYQDDDSGDLLRHGYRSRRNATTVSARDKMQPSLLDRLTDNAPDKRQEPANSNLVSHSALRRQVLRDLQWLFNTINNEAQQDLSRVDHVRRSVFNFGVAPLAGKRMSEIEWGDIQQRLTEAILHFEPRILPQGLQVRCVCDTKSLDLHNVLSIEIKGRLWCVPWPLEFLFRTDVDLENGHFELKDAG from the coding sequence ATGAATAAACCGTATCAGGATGACGACAGCGGCGATCTGCTGCGCCACGGCTATCGTTCGCGCCGCAACGCCACGACGGTCAGCGCGCGCGACAAAATGCAGCCGTCGCTGCTGGACCGTCTGACCGATAACGCGCCGGACAAACGTCAGGAGCCGGCGAACAGCAATCTCGTCTCGCACAGCGCGCTGCGCCGCCAGGTGCTGCGCGACTTGCAGTGGCTGTTCAACACCATTAACAACGAAGCGCAGCAGGATCTGAGCCGGGTGGACCACGTGCGCCGCTCGGTCTTTAACTTCGGCGTGGCACCGCTCGCAGGCAAGCGGATGTCGGAGATTGAGTGGGGCGACATCCAGCAGCGGCTCACCGAGGCGATTTTGCACTTCGAGCCGCGCATTCTGCCGCAGGGGTTGCAGGTGCGCTGCGTCTGCGACACCAAATCGCTCGACCTGCACAACGTATTATCGATTGAGATTAAAGGCCGCCTGTGGTGTGTGCCCTGGCCGCTTGAGTTTCTGTTCCGCACCGATGTGGATCTGGAAAACGGCCATTTTGAGCTTAAAGACGCGGGGTAA
- a CDS encoding type VI secretion system accessory protein TagJ: MNTLYQQLAGASVSDALSRLEADIKAQPGNADRRAAFVQFLCLNANWTRALTQLKSWAALAPQAQPTVTLLQQAIEGEQQRAEVLAGRARPRMPGEQWPWLDLLLKALAETDPARASELRSEALEQAEANPGELTLAVGDAPGEPVRFDWLMDGDARLGPVCELIVNGNYFWVPFNAIASIRFQAPASVTDLVWRHAMVQLVDGTEQVCQIPARYPLETGADDRFLLARTTEWQPLDAEGIHYLGAGQKVWLSGEQEFALLTLDMLAFGLPDDASHE, translated from the coding sequence ATGAACACGCTGTATCAACAACTGGCTGGCGCGAGCGTCAGCGACGCGCTGAGCCGTCTTGAGGCCGATATCAAAGCCCAGCCGGGCAACGCCGATCGCCGCGCCGCGTTTGTGCAGTTTCTCTGCCTGAACGCCAACTGGACCCGCGCGCTCACCCAGCTGAAAAGCTGGGCCGCGCTGGCACCGCAGGCGCAGCCGACCGTGACGCTGCTGCAACAGGCCATCGAAGGCGAGCAGCAGCGCGCCGAAGTGCTGGCAGGCCGCGCGCGTCCGCGTATGCCGGGCGAACAGTGGCCGTGGCTGGATCTGCTGCTGAAAGCGCTGGCGGAAACCGACCCGGCGCGCGCCAGCGAGCTTCGCAGCGAGGCGCTGGAGCAGGCCGAGGCCAATCCGGGCGAGCTGACGCTGGCGGTGGGCGACGCGCCCGGCGAGCCGGTGCGTTTTGACTGGCTGATGGACGGCGACGCGCGTCTGGGGCCGGTGTGCGAGCTTATCGTTAACGGCAACTACTTCTGGGTGCCGTTCAACGCTATCGCGTCGATTCGTTTCCAGGCTCCGGCGAGCGTCACCGATCTGGTATGGCGTCACGCGATGGTGCAGCTGGTGGACGGCACCGAACAGGTCTGCCAGATTCCGGCGCGTTACCCGCTGGAAACCGGCGCGGACGACCGCTTCCTGCTGGCGCGCACCACCGAGTGGCAGCCGCTGGACGCGGAAGGCATTCACTATCTCGGCGCGGGTCAGAAAGTCTGGCTGAGCGGCGAACAGGAGTTCGCGCTGCTGACGCTGGATATGCTCGCTTTCGGGCTGCCGGACGACGCATCGCATGAATAA
- a CDS encoding PP2C family protein-serine/threonine phosphatase, whose amino-acid sequence MNISTASLSRQGERASNQDQTGETIGERSACFVVCDGIAGLPGGDVAAALARNAILSRFDGEKHLNAQYIREYVNQANHAIRAEQKAVQDYHRMGTTLVSLFIDRDYHLAYWAHAGDSRLYLFRRGWLYHVTTDHSLVQQMKDAGHQTDGVNSNLLYFALGMGDEGREASYSDVVPIEDGDAFLLCTDGFWHGVSEEQMKKSLHMVNTPDEWLTLMNQILLKNGEQGHDKQDNYSAVAVWVGSPQDTTLLHTLSDAAQFFPLRD is encoded by the coding sequence ATGAATATCAGCACGGCCTCACTCTCCAGACAGGGCGAGCGCGCCAGCAACCAGGATCAGACCGGAGAGACCATCGGCGAACGCTCCGCCTGCTTCGTGGTGTGCGACGGGATCGCCGGCCTGCCGGGTGGCGACGTCGCCGCGGCGCTCGCGCGCAATGCCATTCTTTCGCGCTTTGACGGGGAAAAGCATCTCAACGCGCAATACATCCGCGAGTATGTGAATCAGGCGAACCACGCTATCCGCGCCGAGCAAAAAGCGGTGCAGGATTATCACCGCATGGGCACGACGCTGGTGAGCCTGTTTATCGACCGCGATTATCACCTGGCGTACTGGGCGCACGCGGGCGACAGCCGCCTGTATCTCTTTCGCCGCGGCTGGCTCTATCACGTGACGACCGATCACAGCCTGGTGCAGCAGATGAAAGACGCCGGGCATCAGACCGACGGCGTGAACAGCAACCTGCTCTATTTCGCGCTCGGCATGGGCGATGAAGGGCGCGAGGCGAGCTACAGTGATGTCGTACCGATTGAAGACGGCGACGCGTTTTTGCTCTGCACCGACGGCTTCTGGCACGGCGTAAGCGAAGAGCAGATGAAAAAATCCCTTCATATGGTGAATACCCCAGATGAATGGCTCACTCTGATGAATCAAATACTGTTGAAAAATGGTGAGCAGGGGCATGATAAGCAGGATAATTACAGCGCCGTAGCGGTCTGGGTGGGATCGCCCCAGGATACGACGCTGCTGCATACGCTCTCTGACGCGGCGCAGTTTTTCCCCCTTCGAGATTAA